The nucleotide window AAGGTTGCACACATTTCTGAAGATATGGGCGCGGTGCTCATACATAAATTAAAAGAATTGTCAGAAAAGTTTAATATTAAATTTGTTATCAGCCTCAGTTGTAAAACTGAGATTCTTCCAGAAAACTTAAAAGAATATTTAGTAGCAGTTGCATAAATATAAAGGTTGCCTTTCAGGCAACCTTTTTTTAATGAATATCAACTTCGTACTTCTCTAACCAGTAGTTAATCTGGTAGAAATAAGCTAATAATTGAGGTCCAGTCATGAGCTGTCCATACCAAGGTACATCAAATGCCTTTCCACCAGTATCGACAATGTTCTTTAAAGCTTCATATTCCATGACTTCCAAAATTGGAGCATCTTTCGATTTAATAATCTTTTTCATCTTTTTCTGGATAAGTTTCAGATACTTTGGATGATGTGTTTTAGGATATGGATTTTTCTTTCTTTCCAATACTTCTTCTGGTAGTATACCGCGCATAGCTTCTCTCACAAGACCTTTTTCTAAATTACCATACCTTTTCATCTCCCAAGGGATGTTATATGTATACTCTACAATACGATGATCTGCGAAAGGTACTCGCACTTCTAAACTATTTGCCATACTCATACGATCTTTTCTATTTAAAAGTGTCATCATAAACCACTTGATATTCAGATAAGTCATTTTTTGTATTTTCGCTAACTCAGGATCATCACAATATTCGCCTTCAGCAATGGAACTATCAAAAACAGTTTTAACATATTCATCTAGAGGTATTTTCTGATACTTCTTTGCTAATATTGATTTTCTTCTATTGACATATTGGGACCAAGGGAAAGTATCACATACTAGATCTTCTGGTTTATTGAACCAAGGATATCCTCCAAATATTTCATCCGCACATTCTCCACTTAATCCAACAGTGGCATGCTTTCTTACTTTCTTACAAAATAAGTATAGAGAAGAATCAATATCTGCCATACCTGGAAGATCATTAGCTAAAACAGCTTGATCTAAAGCATCAATTAGATCTTCTATAGTCAGAACAACGTTATGGTGTTCTGATTTTATAGCATCTACCATTAAACTTATCCAGTAATTATCTAAATCAGGCTGAAATTCATTGGCTGTGAAATACCGATGATTGTCAAAATAATCTATGGAGAATGTCTTTAAAAGGTAGCCTTTTTGTTGCATAGCTTTACTACTAATTGCACTAATTATGCTTGAATCCAAGCCTCCTGATAAGAAAGTACACACCGGAACATCAGCAACCAATTGACGTTCAATAGCATCCGATAATAAGAACCTAACCTGTTCAGTCGTATCTGCAAAATTGTCTGTATGTTCTTTTGCCTTTAGTTCCCAGTACATTTTTTTTACTGTTTTAGATGGAGTGATTTTAATAAATTCCCCTGGCTTCACCTCATGAATATTTTTAAATACCCCCGAACCAAGGGTTCGTGCAGGTCCTAATCCAAAAAGTTCAAGGAGTCCTTCTTCTTCTATGATAGGATTAATCTTAGGATGTTCAAGTAATGCTTTTATCTCAGATCCAAAAATGAATTCGTCCTTCATTTCAGTATAAAATAAGGGTTTTACTCCTAGACGGTCTCGCGCTAAAAATAAGGTCTTATTTTCATCCTCCCAAATTGCAAATGCATAGATACCATTTAAATAATCTAGGCACTTCTCTCCCCAGTGCATATAACTCTTTAAAAGTACTTCAGTATCAGAATAAGAATTAAAGGTGCATCCTTCCTCAGAAAGCTTTTTCCTAATATCCTCTGTATTATATAATTCACCATTATAGACCATTGAATATGTAATTCCACCCATGCGGTCCAACATAGGTTGCTTACCACCTTCTGGATCAACGACCACTAAACGTTTATGCCCTAAAATGGCAGTATTAGATAGATATTTGCCGCACTCATCAGGTCCTCTGTACTGAAGTCGATTTATCATTTTTTCAATAACTTGAATATTATCCATTATGCTTTCCTTATAGTTAATCCATCCTGCTATTCCACACACAGCTGATCACCTCATAGCTATATTCTATGTAAACATATGATTCCCGTTAAGTAATTATTCCTATATAAGCTGAAAGCCCTTACTTACTGCAATATCATTTCATATCATTAAGAATATAAAGTAAGTGAAATCATTTAGACTATTTAAAGTTCATCATTCATCTACATCTACCTTAGAATCACAGTATATAAGACAAATAGCCCTTGATAGGCTAATGAAATTATGTTAGGATTATTAGAAGATGAGGTTAGAAATATGACTGATCACTATGTTATAGGTAAATCGCTTATACTTCAATTAAGAAATAGGAGGGTTTAGTGTGAAAAACGTTTTTGATACACTAAAAGAACGTGGATTTATAGAACAATGTACCCACGAAGAAGAAATAAAAGAAATGTTAGAGAAGGAAAAAGTTACTTTCTATATAGGCTTTGATCCAACTGCTGATAGTTTGCATGTTGGTCATTTCTTAACAATTATGGCTATGGCTCATATGCAGCAAGCAGGTCATCAACCAATCGCCTTAATTGGTGGTGGAACAACCATGATTGGTGATCCTACTGGTAAAACCGATATGCGTAAAATGATGACAAAAGAGATCATTGCTAATAATGCTGAGTGCTTCAAAAAGCAGTTATCTAAATTAGTTAATTTTGAAGATGATGCCGCATTAATGGTTAATAACTCTGATTGGCTTTTAGACCTAAATTATGTTGAATTCTTAAGAGAGATTGGTGCTCACTTCTCTGTTAATCGTATGTTATCAGCCGAGTGTTATAAACAACGTATGGAAAAAGGTTTAACGTTCCTGGAATTTAATTATATGCTCATGCAATCTTATGATTTCTTAGAGCTTAATAGAAGATATGGTTGTGCATTACAACTCGGTGGTAATGATCAATGGTCCAATATCCTTGGCGGTGTAGAATTAATAAGAAGAAAAGAAAGCAAACCTGCTTTTGGTATGACTTTTACACTTCTTACAACAAGTGAAGGTAAAAAGATGGGTAAGACAGAAAAAGGTGCTGTCTGGTTAGATGCAGATAAAACTTCTCCTTATGAATTCTATCAGTATTGGAGAAATATCGAAGATACTGCAGTCATCAAGTGCTTGAAACTACTTACATTCTTACCAATGAATCAAATCAATGAGTTAGCAGCATTAGAAGGTGCAGAAATTAATCAAGCAAAAGAAGTTTTAGCTTTTGAGATAACAAAGATTATTCATGGTGAAAGTGAAGCTAAGAAAGCTGAAGATGCTGCAAAAGCTTTATTTGCTGGCGGTGGAAAAGGTGGTTCTATACCAACTACTGAACTTAGTGTCGATGAACTTGGAAATGGTTTAGATATTCTTACCCTCATGCAAAAAGCTTCTCTTATTGCTACTCGTTCCGAAGGACGTCGTCTTGTGCAACAAGGCGGAGTACGTATTAATGATGTTAAAGTTGAAACCATTGACCGTATCGTAACTAGTGAAGATTTTACTGATCAAGAATTGATGATTAGAAAAGGAAAAAAAGTGCATCACCGTATTTCTTTACAATAATTAAAACAATATCATACATTAAATAAAAATCCTGCTGAAACATCAACAGGATTTTTGTTTAATTACTCCAACATGCTCAATTAAAGTCACTTCGATAGTATGGCATACAATAACGAATCCAAATATGATAATTATCATCTAGAAATAAATACTCAATTACTGATTCATATTCTTCAATTTTATCCCAATCATTATCTCATTATCAGATAAATGTGTAAAGCATTTACCATCATGAAGTTTCATAATACGATTCACTATTGCTAAACCTAAACCAGCTCCTGAACTTTCTCTATGTCTGGATTCATCAGCTTTATAGAATCTGTCCCATATTCTTTCAAAATCAATCTTTTGAGGTTTGCTTACCCTATTTATGACTTTAAATACAACCTGATTATTATCGCTCATTAAACTAACATGAATAGGTTCACTATGATCTCCGTGCTGTATCCCATTGATCAGTAGGTTTCGTACAACTTGCTCGATTTGGCTCTCATCACCATATCCAAAAACATTGGTCTCAATATGGCATTGAAAGCTAGCATGATCCTCTTCAGCAAGGTGCTTCATAAGAAGTACTTGCTTACCTACAAGCTCACTCATATTAAAACGCTCTTTCTCAATACCTACTTCTCCAGCATCATACTTAGCTAGCTGTAATAGTTGCTGTACCATCTTCTCCATTTTAACTGATTCTTCAAATATGGATTGCTTATAAAATTGTTCATCTCCAACGCCATCCAATAAAGCCTCCGAATAACTTTGAATAACTGCTATAGGAGTCTTTAATTCATGGGAAACGTCTGAAAATAATTTCTTTCTTAATTCTTCCATTTTAGTTTTGTAAGCCAGTTCCTTTTCTAGAGCTAGTTTATTGGCATTCAATTCATTAATTGAATTCTTTAGATTGACTGACATCTTATTTAAAGATTTCTTTAGTCGAGTTAATTCCACAGGTCCATGGGACTCATCAAAAGGTCCTGCTTTCTCAAATTCCATATTCCCTATATAGGCCACCTTTTGATTAAAATCATCTACGTTCTTACTAACCTTTCTAATAATCAAGAAACTAATAATCATCAGAAGTACAAAGATCAAAAATGCACTAAATATCATGATGATATATATTTGTGTTATTTCGTTCTGAAAATAGTTATCTAATTGAACTAAAACAAGTTTTTCTCCTGTTTCAAATGGATAAATTACAATAAAAACTCTAAGCGAGTCTAAACCATAGGTTGTATAGCCTGGTTCATCATAACTATTGGCTAATTTTATAATTTGAGATTCAATAGACCAACTATCTAATTCTTCACTTTGCCCCCAATTAATTTTATATTTATTTCCAATATTATAGATTATTTGATTGTCTTTCACAACGAAA belongs to Vallitalea okinawensis and includes:
- the asnB gene encoding asparagine synthase (glutamine-hydrolyzing), whose protein sequence is MCGIAGWINYKESIMDNIQVIEKMINRLQYRGPDECGKYLSNTAILGHKRLVVVDPEGGKQPMLDRMGGITYSMVYNGELYNTEDIRKKLSEEGCTFNSYSDTEVLLKSYMHWGEKCLDYLNGIYAFAIWEDENKTLFLARDRLGVKPLFYTEMKDEFIFGSEIKALLEHPKINPIIEEEGLLELFGLGPARTLGSGVFKNIHEVKPGEFIKITPSKTVKKMYWELKAKEHTDNFADTTEQVRFLLSDAIERQLVADVPVCTFLSGGLDSSIISAISSKAMQQKGYLLKTFSIDYFDNHRYFTANEFQPDLDNYWISLMVDAIKSEHHNVVLTIEDLIDALDQAVLANDLPGMADIDSSLYLFCKKVRKHATVGLSGECADEIFGGYPWFNKPEDLVCDTFPWSQYVNRRKSILAKKYQKIPLDEYVKTVFDSSIAEGEYCDDPELAKIQKMTYLNIKWFMMTLLNRKDRMSMANSLEVRVPFADHRIVEYTYNIPWEMKRYGNLEKGLVREAMRGILPEEVLERKKNPYPKTHHPKYLKLIQKKMKKIIKSKDAPILEVMEYEALKNIVDTGGKAFDVPWYGQLMTGPQLLAYFYQINYWLEKYEVDIH
- the tyrS gene encoding tyrosine--tRNA ligase; the encoded protein is MKNVFDTLKERGFIEQCTHEEEIKEMLEKEKVTFYIGFDPTADSLHVGHFLTIMAMAHMQQAGHQPIALIGGGTTMIGDPTGKTDMRKMMTKEIIANNAECFKKQLSKLVNFEDDAALMVNNSDWLLDLNYVEFLREIGAHFSVNRMLSAECYKQRMEKGLTFLEFNYMLMQSYDFLELNRRYGCALQLGGNDQWSNILGGVELIRRKESKPAFGMTFTLLTTSEGKKMGKTEKGAVWLDADKTSPYEFYQYWRNIEDTAVIKCLKLLTFLPMNQINELAALEGAEINQAKEVLAFEITKIIHGESEAKKAEDAAKALFAGGGKGGSIPTTELSVDELGNGLDILTLMQKASLIATRSEGRRLVQQGGVRINDVKVETIDRIVTSEDFTDQELMIRKGKKVHHRISLQ
- a CDS encoding sensor histidine kinase, giving the protein MRRIALLIIGFLFFVGISATLFTQFIFSKEIFYEIKFKQLLESCRLIEKSFKDNGDVRDDDEKVMEFVLNNKALPAFVVKDNQIIYNIGNKYKINWGQSEELDSWSIESQIIKLANSYDEPGYTTYGLDSLRVFIVIYPFETGEKLVLVQLDNYFQNEITQIYIIMIFSAFLIFVLLMIISFLIIRKVSKNVDDFNQKVAYIGNMEFEKAGPFDESHGPVELTRLKKSLNKMSVNLKNSINELNANKLALEKELAYKTKMEELRKKLFSDVSHELKTPIAVIQSYSEALLDGVGDEQFYKQSIFEESVKMEKMVQQLLQLAKYDAGEVGIEKERFNMSELVGKQVLLMKHLAEEDHASFQCHIETNVFGYGDESQIEQVVRNLLINGIQHGDHSEPIHVSLMSDNNQVVFKVINRVSKPQKIDFERIWDRFYKADESRHRESSGAGLGLAIVNRIMKLHDGKCFTHLSDNEIMIGIKLKNMNQ